From one Lycium barbarum isolate Lr01 chromosome 6, ASM1917538v2, whole genome shotgun sequence genomic stretch:
- the LOC132599279 gene encoding type III polyketide synthase B: MGRLEKMEGRKESNSGNATILALGKAFPHQLVMQEFLVDGYFKNTNCDDPELKQRLTRLCKTTTVKTRYVVMSEEILKKYPELTVEGLPTVKQRLDICNAAVTEMAIEASQSCIKKWGRPISDITHVVYVSSSEARLPGGDLYLAKGLGLSPQTKRVMLYFAGCSGGVAGLRVAKDIAENNPGSRVLLATSETTIIGFKPPSVDRPYDLVGVALFGDGAGAMIIGSDPIRDIERPLFELHTAIQHFLPDTEKIIDGRLTEEGISFKLERELPQIIEDNIEDFCDKLISISGINDKEYNKLFWAVHPGGPAILNRLEKRLELSPDKLSASRRALANFGNASSNTIVYVLEYMLEEKKEDSDWGLILAFGPGITFEGILTKNLTV, encoded by the exons ATGGGGAGATTGGAGAAAATGGAAGGAAGGAAGGAAAGTAACTCCGGAAACGCTACCATTCTTGCTCTGGGCAAAGCCTTCCCTCATCAGCTTGTTATGCAAGAGTTTTTGGTTGATGGCTATTTCAAAAACACTAACTGCGATGATCCAGAACTCAAGCAAAGGCTCACTCGACTCT GCAAGACAACGACAGTAAAAACGCGGTACGTGGTAATGTCAGAGGAGATCCTAAAAAAGTATCCTGAGCTAACAGTCGAAGGCCTTCCAACAGTAAAGCAAAGACTAGACATATGCAATGCAGCAGTTACAGAAATGGCAATTGAAGCCTCACAATCTTGTATCAAAAAATGGGGTAGGCCAATTTCGGACATTACACACGTAGTATACGTTTCCTCAAGTGAAGCTAGATTACCAGGAGGTGATCTTTATTTAGCAAAAGGACTCGGTTTAAGCCCGCAAACTAAACGTGTTATGTTATATTTTGCTGGTTGTTCTGGTGGAGTCGCGGGCCTTCGTGTTGCTAAGGATATTGCTGAGAATAATCCAGGAAGTAGAGTCCTGTTAGCTACTTCAGAGACTACTATAATTGGGTTCAAACCACCAAGTGTTGATAGGCCATATGATTTAGTTGGAGTGGCTCTGTTTGGTGATGGTGCTGGAGCTATGATAATCGGGTCGGACCCGATTCGGGATATCGAAAGGCCTCTTTTTGAATTGCATACTGCTATTCAGCATTTCTTGCCTGACACAGAAAAGATCATTGATGGCAG GCTTACTGAAGAGGGAATTAGCTTCAAGCTAGAAAGAGAACTACCTCAGATAATTGAAGACAATATTGAGGATTTCTGTGACAAGTTAATAAGTATTTCTGGAATCAATGATAAAGAATACAACAAGTTATTTTGGGCAGTTCATCCAGGTGGCCCTGCTATTTTAAACAGGCTAGAAAAAAGGCTAGAATTATCTCCCGATAAATTGAGTGCTAGTAGAAGAGCATTGGCAAATTTTGGAAATGCAAGTAGCAATACAATTGTGTATGTGCTAGAGTACATGTTAGAGGAGAAAAAAGAAGATTCTGATTGGGGATTGATACTGGCATTTGGTCCTGGAATCACATTTGAGGGTATTCTTACAAAGAATCTGACTGTTTGA
- the LOC132599281 gene encoding snakin-2 codes for MAISKVLFASLLLSLLLIEQVQSIQTDQVTSNAIPDAAYSYQKIDCGGACNARCKLSSRPHLCNRACGTCCARCNCVPPGTSGNTETCPCYANMTTHGNKKKCP; via the exons ATGGCCATTTCTAAAGTTCTCTTTGCTTCATTACTTCTCTCCTTGCTCCTTATCGAACAAGTTCAATCTATTCAGACCGATCAAGTG ACCAGCAATGCAATTCCTGATGCAGCTTATTCCTACCAGAAAATAG ATTGTGGGGGAGCATGTAACGCAAGGTGCAAATTATCATCAAGGCCACATTTGTGTAACAGGGCATGTGGAACTTGCTGTGCTAGATGCAACTGTGTTCCACCTGGCACTTCTGGCAACACTGAGACTTGCCCTTGCTATGCCAATATGACTACTCACGGCAACAAAAAGAAGTGCCCTTAA
- the LOC132599282 gene encoding uncharacterized protein LOC132599282, producing MRTTRRPIQVVSTWVRRQPPKVKAFLAVITGMAALVLLRAIVHDHDNLFVAAEAVHSIGISVLIYKLMKEKTCAGLSLKSQELTAMFLAVRLYCSFVMEYDIHTLLDLATLATTLWVIYMIRFKLKSSYMEDKDNMLIYYVVIPCAALALLIHPSTSHLFVNRVFWAFCVYLEAVSVLPQLRVMQNTKIVEPFTAHYVFALGVARFLSCAHWVLQVLDSRGHLLVALGHGLWPSMVLISEIVQTFILADFCYYYVKSVFGGQLVMRLPSGVV from the exons ATGAGGACGACACGTAGACCGATCCAAGTGGTATCCACATGGGTCCGCCGGCAACCACCAAAGGTGAAGGCTTTTCTGGCGGTGATTACCGGTATGGCGGCGCTCGTGTTGCTACGCGCCATCGTACACGATCATGATAATCTCTTTGTTGCTGCTGAGGCTGTTCATTCCATTGGAATATCCGTTCTTATTTATAAGCTCATGAAAGAAAAAACTTGTGCCG GACTTTCACTCAAATCCCAGGAGCTCACTGCTATGTTTTTGGCTGTTAGACTGTATTGCAGTTTTGTCATGGAATATGATATACACACCTTACTTGATTTAGCTACACTAGCTACAACGTTGTGGGTTATTTATATGATCCGTTTTAAGCTTAAATCAAGTTACATGGAGGACAAAGACAATATGTTAATCTATTACGTG GTGATCCCTTGTGCTGCCTTAGCTTTACTAATTCATCCATCTACATCACATCTCTTCGTTAATAGAGTCTTCTGGGCTTTCTGTGTTTACTTGGAGGCAGTTTCTGTGCTACCTCAACTCCGTGTCATGCAAAATACTAAG ATAGTTGAACCATTCACAGCTCATTATGTATTTGCATTGGGTGTTGCAAGGTTCTTAAGCTGCGCTCACTGGGTTCTCCAG GTTTTGGATAGTCGTGGCCATCTGCTGGTAGCATTGGGTCATGGTCTATGGCCTTCTATGGTTCTAATATCTGAAATAGTTCAAACCTTTATCTTAGCAGACTTCTGTTACTACTATGTTAAAAG TGTTTTCGGTGGACAGCTGGTCATGCGCCTTCCTTCTGGGGTCGTGTAA